A genomic stretch from Cellulomonas sp. KRMCY2 includes:
- a CDS encoding IS481 family transposase: MTHANAPLTPTGRLRLAKVIVEDGWAVRRAAERFQCSPATASKWARRYRAGQPLTDRSCRPRRSPSRCPRRTERRIVALRFTRRWGPHRIAYHLHVPRSTVGRVLARYQMPLLAHLDQATGLPVRKAAAVRYEASAPGDLVHVDIKKLGRIPDGGGHRVLGRLAGKKNSPGHGRGPGYAFLHHAVDDHSRLAYSEILADERKETAAGFWSRANAFFAGIGVTVTAVMTDNGSCYRSRAFAAALGEGVKHRRTRPYRPQTNGKVERFNRTLATEWAYAATYTSEAARAATYDAWLHHYNHHRPHTGIGGAVPSDRVHNLTGNYN, translated from the coding sequence GTGACTCACGCTAACGCCCCGTTGACCCCGACCGGCAGGTTGCGGCTGGCCAAGGTGATCGTCGAGGACGGGTGGGCGGTGCGCCGCGCCGCCGAACGGTTCCAGTGCTCCCCGGCAACAGCGAGCAAGTGGGCCAGGCGGTATCGAGCTGGGCAGCCGCTGACGGACCGGTCCTGCCGGCCGCGCCGGTCCCCGAGCCGGTGCCCGCGCCGCACGGAACGGCGGATCGTGGCGTTGCGGTTCACCCGCCGGTGGGGCCCGCACCGCATCGCCTACCACCTGCACGTCCCGCGCTCGACGGTCGGCAGGGTCCTGGCCCGCTACCAGATGCCCTTGCTGGCCCACCTGGACCAGGCCACCGGGCTCCCGGTGCGCAAGGCCGCCGCGGTCCGCTACGAGGCCAGCGCGCCCGGGGATCTGGTGCACGTGGACATCAAGAAGCTCGGCCGGATCCCCGACGGCGGTGGGCACCGCGTGCTGGGCCGCCTGGCCGGCAAGAAGAACAGCCCGGGCCACGGCCGCGGTCCGGGCTATGCGTTTCTGCACCACGCCGTCGACGATCACTCCCGTCTGGCCTATTCCGAGATCCTGGCCGACGAACGCAAGGAGACCGCGGCGGGGTTCTGGAGCAGGGCCAACGCGTTCTTCGCCGGGATCGGGGTCACGGTGACCGCGGTGATGACCGACAACGGCTCCTGCTACCGGTCTCGAGCGTTCGCCGCGGCCCTCGGCGAGGGTGTCAAGCACCGGCGCACCCGCCCCTACCGGCCCCAGACCAACGGCAAGGTCGAGAGGTTCAACCGCACCCTGGCCACCGAGTGGGCCTACGCCGCCACCTACACCTCCGAGGCGGCCCGCGCCGCGACCTACGATGCCTGGCTGCACCACTACAACCACCACCGACCCCACACCGGCATCGGCGGCGCCGTCCCCTCAGACCGCGTTCACAACCTCACGGGGAACTACAACTAG
- a CDS encoding sugar ABC transporter ATP-binding protein, with protein sequence MPSPAQPAVRMDSISKAFDGVTVLRDVSFEVEAGEVHALAGGNGAGKSTLMKILQGVYERDAGTVEVFGAPLQATSIHAAKAAGIGMVFQEFSLIPTLTVAQNIFLDSEPTRAGLIDDAQMRERAAALLQRIEVEIDPGAEVDTLPTAQWQLTEIAKALSQEARVLIMDEPTASLAKHEVDALFALIGRLKAQGISIIYISHRMDEIYRIADRITILRNGAHLITARLDEITPQQIVAGIAGRELAGQAERSHRSTADLPVILDVQDLHADGVRGATFQVRAGEVVGIAGLMGAGRTELACALFGVNPITSGQVRKDGALIQLGSPAAAIEAGIALIPEDRRLQGLVLDHSVRENLTLPLLATLRRWGLVATDKVRDLSDSLIERFGIVVARPDAPARLLSGGNQQKIVIAKWLGTDPDVLVMDEPTSGVDVGTKSEIVRIVRELAQTGKGIIVISSEYPELIAMCDRFLIMRGGVVVDSLDADQVGSEVDLELAVQGLAA encoded by the coding sequence ATGCCTTCCCCTGCCCAGCCCGCGGTGCGCATGGACTCGATCAGCAAGGCCTTCGACGGCGTCACCGTCCTGCGAGACGTGAGCTTCGAGGTCGAGGCGGGAGAGGTCCACGCCCTCGCCGGCGGCAACGGCGCGGGCAAGTCGACGCTCATGAAGATCCTCCAGGGGGTCTACGAGCGCGACGCCGGGACGGTCGAGGTGTTCGGCGCCCCGTTGCAGGCCACCTCGATCCACGCGGCCAAGGCAGCCGGCATCGGCATGGTGTTCCAGGAGTTCTCACTCATCCCCACCCTCACCGTTGCTCAGAACATCTTCCTGGACAGCGAGCCGACCCGCGCCGGCCTCATCGACGACGCCCAGATGCGCGAGCGGGCCGCCGCCCTGCTGCAGCGCATCGAGGTGGAGATCGACCCAGGCGCCGAGGTCGACACCCTGCCGACGGCGCAGTGGCAGCTGACCGAGATCGCCAAGGCCCTGAGCCAGGAGGCCCGGGTACTCATCATGGATGAGCCCACCGCCTCGCTCGCCAAGCACGAGGTCGACGCACTGTTCGCCCTCATCGGCCGGCTCAAGGCCCAGGGCATCTCGATCATCTACATCTCGCACCGGATGGACGAGATCTACCGGATCGCCGACCGCATCACCATCCTGCGCAACGGGGCGCACCTGATCACCGCGCGGCTGGACGAGATCACCCCCCAGCAGATCGTCGCAGGCATCGCCGGTCGCGAGCTCGCCGGGCAGGCCGAGCGGTCCCACCGCTCCACCGCCGACCTGCCGGTGATCCTCGACGTGCAGGACCTTCACGCCGACGGCGTCAGGGGGGCGACCTTCCAGGTCCGCGCCGGCGAGGTGGTCGGCATCGCCGGGCTCATGGGCGCCGGGCGCACCGAGCTCGCCTGCGCGCTGTTCGGCGTCAACCCCATCACCTCGGGACAGGTCCGCAAGGACGGCGCCCTGATCCAGCTCGGCTCGCCCGCCGCGGCGATCGAGGCCGGTATCGCGCTCATCCCCGAGGACCGGCGCCTGCAGGGCCTGGTCCTGGACCACTCGGTGCGCGAGAACCTCACGCTCCCGCTGCTCGCCACGTTGCGTCGCTGGGGTCTGGTCGCCACCGACAAGGTCCGGGACCTGTCGGACTCGCTCATCGAGCGGTTCGGGATCGTGGTCGCCCGCCCGGACGCCCCTGCCCGACTGCTGTCCGGCGGCAACCAGCAGAAGATCGTCATCGCCAAGTGGCTGGGCACCGATCCCGACGTCCTGGTGATGGACGAGCCCACGTCCGGCGTCGACGTCGGCACCAAGTCAGAGATCGTCCGCATCGTGCGCGAGCTCGCCCAGACCGGAAAGGGGATCATCGTGATCTCGTCGGAGTACCCCGAGCTGATCGCCATGTGCGATCGGTTCCTCATCATGCGCGGCGGCGTCGTCGTCGACAGTCTCGACGCAGACCAGGTCGGCTCCGAGGTCGACCTCGAGCTCGCGGTGCAGGGGCTGGCGGCATGA
- a CDS encoding substrate-binding domain-containing protein, whose amino-acid sequence MLRTLRWVAPAAVAVLALTACSSGTTEETTENADITAQVDAALAELEGQVLAKGPHGEEPEPASVADLTDAEVAEVDGMGATAAIVLHYGGNDWANAQVAGLEQRFAELGIEIVAITDANFDPGQQVSDIETVMAKDPDIIVSIPTDPVATAAAYQQAADAGIKLVFMDNAPDGLEAGTDYVSVVSADNYGNGVVSAHLMARSLGGAGKIAIIFHEADFFVTAQRYEGFKTTIEENYPDIEIVEERGIAGPDFAGDAQEVTDALLTQIPDLAGIWAVWDVPAEGVMAAARSASRTDLKIATQDLGTNVAIALAKNEMVIGLGAQLPFDQGVTEANLAAGALLGRVAPPYVAVSALPVTHENVLEAWTTVFHVDPPADLADSYVD is encoded by the coding sequence ATGTTGCGTACCCTGCGCTGGGTCGCCCCCGCCGCCGTTGCCGTGCTCGCCCTGACCGCGTGCTCCTCGGGCACCACCGAGGAGACCACCGAGAACGCCGACATCACGGCCCAGGTCGACGCCGCTCTCGCGGAGCTCGAGGGCCAGGTCCTGGCCAAGGGCCCCCACGGCGAGGAGCCAGAGCCCGCCTCGGTGGCCGACCTCACCGACGCCGAGGTCGCCGAGGTCGACGGCATGGGCGCCACGGCCGCGATCGTGCTGCACTACGGCGGCAACGACTGGGCCAACGCCCAGGTGGCCGGCCTCGAGCAGCGGTTCGCCGAGCTCGGCATCGAGATCGTCGCCATCACCGACGCGAACTTCGACCCCGGCCAGCAGGTCTCCGACATCGAGACCGTCATGGCCAAGGACCCGGACATCATCGTGTCCATCCCGACCGACCCGGTCGCGACCGCCGCCGCCTACCAGCAGGCAGCCGACGCCGGCATCAAGCTCGTCTTCATGGACAACGCTCCAGACGGCCTCGAGGCCGGCACGGACTACGTCTCCGTGGTCTCGGCCGACAACTACGGCAACGGCGTCGTCTCCGCGCACCTCATGGCCCGCTCGCTCGGCGGCGCGGGCAAGATCGCGATCATCTTCCACGAGGCGGACTTCTTCGTCACCGCCCAGCGGTACGAGGGCTTCAAGACGACGATCGAGGAGAACTACCCGGACATCGAGATCGTCGAGGAACGCGGGATCGCCGGGCCGGACTTCGCCGGCGACGCGCAGGAGGTCACCGACGCCCTGCTCACCCAGATCCCCGACCTCGCCGGCATCTGGGCCGTGTGGGACGTCCCGGCGGAGGGCGTCATGGCCGCGGCTCGCTCGGCGAGCCGCACCGACCTGAAGATCGCCACCCAGGACCTCGGCACCAACGTCGCCATCGCCCTGGCCAAGAACGAGATGGTCATCGGTCTCGGCGCGCAGCTGCCGTTCGACCAGGGCGTCACCGAGGCGAACCTCGCCGCCGGCGCGCTCCTCGGCAGGGTCGCCCCACCGTACGTGGCGGTCTCAGCACTGCCCGTCACGCACGAGAACGTCCTCGAGGCCTGGACCACCGTCTTCCACGTCGACCCGCCGGCCGACCTGGCGGACTCGTACGTCGACTAG
- a CDS encoding DUF1524 domain-containing protein, whose protein sequence is MGLALVSLLGLTSGFSGLLIFAGIYMLSTGAWALLRRSSWLGNTKRPIAGGVLAGGLVMMMVGGAVAAPADAIPPAAAPADATPPAAAPQSASTTPSTSPTPSPSSTPRPTATAMSLEELAAELPAPELAPDVDVESVASTAVPQTALATAALLEVKGRAPKTGYSRDVFGSGWIDVNRNGCDTRNDILARDLTEETLKAGTNNCVVLTGLLADPYSSSSIAFVRGAETSNAVQIDHVVALSDAWQKGAQQWDETKRAGFANDPMNLLAVDGPLNTQKGDGDTATWLPPNKPYRCAYVARQVGVKYTYGLWVTEAERTAMVSVLSNCPNEPLPAGSVVPPAPAPAPEPAPAPAPAPEPAPAPAPEPAPAPAPAPAPAPAPAPAVYYKNCTAARDAGAAPVLLGQPGYGTHLDRDGDGIGCET, encoded by the coding sequence GTGGGCTTGGCTCTGGTCTCGCTCCTCGGGCTGACCAGCGGATTCAGTGGCCTTCTGATCTTCGCGGGCATCTACATGCTGTCCACCGGAGCGTGGGCCCTGCTGAGGCGGTCCTCATGGCTCGGCAACACCAAGCGCCCGATTGCTGGTGGAGTGCTCGCCGGTGGGCTCGTCATGATGATGGTGGGCGGCGCCGTCGCCGCGCCCGCCGACGCTATCCCCCCTGCCGCCGCGCCCGCCGACGCCACCCCACCTGCCGCCGCGCCGCAGTCGGCATCGACCACCCCGAGCACGTCTCCGACTCCCAGTCCGAGCAGCACTCCCAGGCCAACCGCAACCGCGATGTCGCTGGAGGAGTTGGCCGCGGAGCTCCCGGCCCCGGAGTTGGCCCCCGACGTCGATGTGGAGTCAGTCGCGTCCACGGCCGTCCCCCAGACAGCACTTGCGACTGCCGCGCTGTTGGAGGTCAAGGGCCGAGCTCCCAAGACCGGATACTCCCGCGACGTGTTCGGCAGCGGCTGGATCGACGTGAACCGCAACGGATGCGACACCCGAAACGACATCCTCGCCCGCGACCTGACCGAGGAGACTCTCAAAGCAGGCACCAACAACTGCGTCGTCCTTACCGGCCTTCTCGCTGACCCGTACAGCAGCAGCAGCATTGCCTTCGTCCGCGGCGCAGAGACCAGCAACGCGGTGCAGATCGACCACGTTGTCGCGCTCTCCGACGCCTGGCAGAAGGGCGCCCAGCAGTGGGATGAGACGAAGCGAGCGGGTTTCGCGAACGACCCGATGAACCTTCTCGCCGTCGATGGTCCCCTGAACACACAGAAGGGGGACGGCGACACCGCAACGTGGCTGCCCCCGAACAAGCCATACCGCTGCGCCTACGTGGCACGTCAGGTCGGAGTCAAGTACACCTACGGCCTCTGGGTTACCGAAGCCGAGCGCACTGCGATGGTCAGCGTGCTGTCGAACTGCCCCAATGAGCCGCTCCCCGCAGGTTCGGTCGTTCCTCCCGCTCCGGCACCCGCTCCCGAGCCAGCTCCTGCTCCAGCACCCGCGCCCGAACCCGCCCCTGCACCTGCCCCCGAGCCCGCACCGGCTCCGGCTCCGGCTCCGGCTCCGGCTCCGGCTCCGGCTCCGGCGGTCTACTACAAGAATTGCACCGCAGCTCGCGATGCCGGTGCGGCGCCAGTCCTCCTGGGGCAGCCCGGGTATGGCACCCATCTCGACCGTGATGGCGACGGCATCGGCTGCGAGACCTAG
- a CDS encoding helix-turn-helix domain-containing protein, which yields MLVELGLVEQRYRAVLEVVNDGASVTDVARRFGVARQTVHVWLRAYAGGGLAALVVVAHEVGDTGRGVREG from the coding sequence ATGCTGGTGGAGTTGGGTCTGGTGGAGCAGCGGTATCGGGCCGTGCTCGAGGTGGTCAACGACGGTGCGAGCGTCACGGACGTGGCTCGCCGGTTCGGGGTCGCGCGGCAGACGGTGCACGTGTGGTTGCGGGCGTATGCCGGCGGGGGCCTGGCCGCACTAGTTGTTGTGGCTCATGAGGTTGGTGACACCGGCCGTGGTGTGAGGGAGGGGTAG
- a CDS encoding RraA family protein, which translates to MTITESTSFTFDKADPTKIASLYQHLRVCDVVDALDGIGYFNIGLMDPEVRPLWSGMHFWGEAVTIRCVPSNKPMWKLETTDDIVAAHRIWFDKYPAAALPKDLEPGHVIVMESGGGPEVGFWGSDNAMGAVIGGAVGIITDGYCRDTSEVTAQRNPVVARHRGRTIIPGRIQAVETQGTIACGGVQVNPGDIVGADDDGVVVVPREVAEVVATHARAVLLADMRSRRRHYDRIGRSVDSTVDFDAVEAYYAGL; encoded by the coding sequence ATGACCATCACTGAATCCACCTCGTTCACCTTCGACAAGGCGGACCCCACCAAGATCGCCAGCCTCTACCAGCACCTGCGCGTGTGTGACGTCGTCGATGCGCTGGACGGGATCGGCTACTTCAACATCGGCCTGATGGACCCCGAGGTGCGCCCTCTATGGTCCGGGATGCACTTCTGGGGCGAGGCCGTGACCATCCGGTGCGTCCCGTCCAACAAGCCGATGTGGAAGCTCGAGACCACGGACGACATCGTCGCCGCCCACCGGATCTGGTTCGACAAGTACCCCGCCGCCGCGCTCCCTAAGGACCTGGAACCGGGTCACGTCATCGTGATGGAGTCCGGCGGCGGGCCGGAGGTGGGCTTCTGGGGCTCGGACAACGCGATGGGAGCGGTCATCGGCGGCGCGGTCGGCATCATCACCGACGGGTACTGCCGCGACACGTCGGAGGTGACGGCCCAGCGCAACCCCGTGGTGGCGCGGCACCGCGGTCGCACGATCATCCCTGGGCGGATCCAGGCCGTGGAGACGCAGGGCACGATCGCCTGCGGCGGCGTGCAGGTGAATCCAGGCGACATCGTCGGGGCTGACGACGACGGCGTCGTCGTGGTGCCGCGCGAGGTCGCCGAGGTGGTCGCCACTCATGCACGCGCCGTCCTGCTGGCCGACATGCGGTCGCGTCGCAGGCACTACGACCGCATCGGCCGGTCGGTCGACTCGACCGTCGACTTCGACGCCGTGGAGGCCTACTACGCGGGTCTGTAG
- a CDS encoding GntR family transcriptional regulator, with amino-acid sequence MKQANSTALESPSLVVLATKSIRNRILAGDLEPGTRLLEERMTAELAISRPPLREALRVLEDEGLIYTIPRRGSFVATLTEQDVFEILSLRSTLERMAYELGIPVADPALLDPARRALEEMQRCAREKDRGSLVLAGYAFHSALIDIARHRRLSEIYASVQQQLLLCMSRNLIARERFEGLEEHVDRHRQLLEVIEAGDPDVALAALAEHGEGSFEAVAASQRPAVD; translated from the coding sequence GTGAAGCAGGCGAACAGTACGGCGCTCGAGTCCCCGAGCCTGGTGGTGCTCGCGACCAAGTCGATCCGCAACCGCATCCTCGCGGGCGACCTCGAACCGGGGACCCGGCTGCTCGAGGAGCGTATGACAGCCGAGCTCGCCATCAGCCGCCCGCCGCTGCGCGAGGCGCTGCGAGTCCTGGAGGACGAGGGCCTCATCTACACGATCCCCCGCCGAGGCAGCTTCGTGGCGACGCTCACCGAGCAGGACGTGTTCGAGATCCTGTCGCTCCGCTCAACTCTCGAGCGTATGGCGTACGAGCTCGGCATCCCGGTCGCGGACCCGGCACTGCTCGACCCGGCCCGGCGCGCGCTCGAGGAGATGCAGCGGTGCGCGCGCGAGAAGGACCGCGGGTCGCTCGTACTGGCCGGCTATGCGTTCCACTCCGCGCTCATCGACATCGCCCGGCACCGGCGCCTGTCGGAGATCTACGCGTCGGTTCAGCAGCAGCTGCTGCTGTGCATGTCGAGAAACCTCATCGCGCGCGAGCGGTTCGAGGGCCTCGAGGAGCACGTCGACCGCCACCGGCAGCTGCTGGAGGTTATCGAGGCCGGTGACCCGGACGTGGCGCTCGCGGCCCTGGCGGAGCACGGCGAGGGGTCCTTCGAGGCGGTCGCGGCCTCCCAGCGTCCCGCCGTGGACTGA
- a CDS encoding LacI family DNA-binding transcriptional regulator, with protein MKDVARAAGVSYQTVSRVINDGPRVSVDTRDRVLAVIAELGYRRNEAARALVTSRSQAIGVIADASPRFGPVSTLAAVERAAREAGYTALVATMSNPAPHAVVDAFNGFIERGVEGIVVIAPRVPLAQVTQQVSVSVPVVMLSPGEASHDGFTVFFEDQELGARLATRHLIDLGHREVAHLAGNQEWLDGQVRLRGWQAELNAAKIPALAVRYGDWSGESAYRIGRKMVAEGLPTSIFIASDLMALAFLRALYEHGVSVPKDISVVGFDDNEFAPQMFPPLTTVRQSFATVGARCMEILLGLIDGRAVDTTPAIPQLIVRRSSGPPR; from the coding sequence TTGAAGGACGTTGCGCGCGCGGCCGGGGTGTCCTATCAGACGGTCTCCCGGGTCATCAACGACGGTCCGCGCGTCTCCGTCGACACCCGCGACCGGGTGCTGGCTGTGATCGCCGAGCTCGGGTACCGCCGCAACGAGGCCGCTCGGGCCCTGGTGACCAGCCGGTCGCAGGCCATCGGCGTGATAGCCGACGCGTCGCCACGGTTCGGCCCGGTGAGCACGCTCGCGGCCGTGGAGCGCGCAGCCCGTGAGGCCGGCTACACGGCGCTCGTCGCCACGATGAGCAATCCGGCTCCGCACGCCGTGGTCGACGCCTTCAACGGCTTCATCGAGCGCGGAGTCGAGGGGATCGTCGTCATCGCACCGCGAGTGCCGCTGGCCCAGGTCACGCAGCAGGTCTCCGTCTCGGTGCCCGTGGTGATGCTCTCCCCGGGGGAGGCGAGCCACGACGGATTCACGGTCTTCTTCGAGGACCAGGAGCTCGGCGCCCGGCTGGCCACGCGTCACCTCATCGACCTCGGCCACCGCGAGGTCGCCCACCTGGCCGGCAACCAGGAGTGGCTCGACGGCCAGGTGCGGTTGCGGGGCTGGCAGGCCGAGCTCAACGCCGCGAAGATCCCTGCGTTGGCGGTCCGCTATGGCGACTGGTCGGGGGAGAGCGCCTACCGGATCGGCCGCAAGATGGTCGCCGAGGGTCTGCCGACCTCGATCTTCATCGCCTCGGACCTCATGGCCCTGGCCTTCCTGCGCGCCCTGTACGAGCACGGTGTCTCGGTGCCGAAGGACATCTCGGTGGTCGGGTTCGACGACAACGAGTTCGCTCCGCAGATGTTCCCACCGCTGACCACGGTGCGGCAGTCCTTCGCCACGGTCGGCGCCCGGTGCATGGAGATCCTCCTCGGCCTCATCGACGGCCGAGCGGTCGACACCACGCCGGCGATCCCTCAGCTCATCGTGCGTCGGTCCTCCGGCCCCCCGCGCTGA
- a CDS encoding IS481 family transposase has protein sequence MSHANAPLTPEGRLRLVRRCARRPIAHVAAEAGISRQCLSKWKSRFEELGEVGLLDRACVPHASPRSLDPGLVAVIEGWRRDQKWSARAIHLELARRGHRVSVATVGRWLVRLGISRRRDIDPDGSTNRQARTIVARYPGHMVHLDVKKVGRIPDGGGWRAHGRGSAADKAAQRAKTKGARAGYVYLHSAVDGYSRLAYTEHLPNETAATTIGFFCRARAFFAAHGIGRLVRVITDNGPNYTAKAFHRTVTALASRHQRIRPYTPRHNGKVERYNRILAEELLYARIWTSEAERAAAITTWNVHYNYHRPHTAVGDQPPASRLHAGVTNVMSQNN, from the coding sequence ATGAGCCACGCTAACGCTCCGTTGACCCCTGAAGGCAGGCTGCGCCTGGTGCGCCGCTGCGCCCGCCGTCCGATCGCCCACGTCGCGGCCGAGGCCGGGATCTCGCGGCAGTGCTTGTCGAAGTGGAAGTCCAGGTTCGAGGAGCTGGGTGAGGTCGGGCTGTTGGACCGGGCTTGCGTCCCGCACGCGAGCCCGAGGTCCCTGGACCCGGGACTGGTCGCTGTGATCGAGGGGTGGCGCCGTGATCAGAAGTGGTCGGCGCGGGCGATCCACCTGGAGCTGGCCCGACGCGGCCACCGGGTCTCGGTCGCGACCGTCGGCCGGTGGCTGGTCCGGCTGGGCATCAGCCGGCGCCGCGACATCGACCCCGACGGGTCGACCAACCGGCAGGCGCGCACGATCGTGGCCCGTTACCCCGGCCACATGGTCCACCTGGACGTCAAGAAGGTCGGGCGGATCCCCGACGGCGGCGGCTGGCGCGCCCACGGCCGCGGCTCGGCCGCGGACAAGGCCGCCCAGCGGGCCAAGACCAAAGGCGCCCGCGCCGGCTACGTCTACCTGCACTCGGCCGTCGACGGCTACTCGCGCCTGGCCTACACCGAGCACCTGCCCAACGAGACCGCTGCGACCACGATCGGGTTCTTCTGCCGGGCCCGGGCCTTCTTCGCCGCCCACGGCATCGGTCGGCTGGTCCGGGTGATCACCGACAACGGCCCCAACTACACCGCGAAGGCGTTCCACCGCACCGTGACCGCGCTGGCATCGCGCCACCAACGCATCCGCCCCTACACCCCCCGGCACAACGGCAAGGTGGAGCGCTACAACCGGATCCTGGCCGAGGAGCTCCTCTACGCCCGCATCTGGACCTCAGAAGCCGAGCGAGCCGCCGCCATCACCACCTGGAACGTCCACTACAACTACCATCGGCCCCACACCGCCGTCGGCGACCAGCCCCCGGCCTCACGCCTCCACGCAGGCGTCACCAACGTCATGAGCCAGAACAACTAG
- a CDS encoding ABC transporter substrate-binding protein: MTLVILAACSGGGDATTPAEVQPTTEAEVGGAIEVAWWGGDARNAKTNSVIDLFVEANEGVTVGRQTADFASYFDRLNVQSSSDTLPCAIQLQNRQVNEYVANDLLLPLEPLVEDGSIDVSNIPESVLDAGRGPDGELYFLPYGVAYDSVGVNVSLVEGAGLEVPAEGYTWEEFVPFLEELSAGIPDTSFALNDSGGGQNFFIGYTLAKGDEVFTDDGQLGFTEEDLVEYWTMWEDMRTNGVTISPERKAEEAAGVDVNYFANGVVATDTLPGNGLATASDTLMAQTGQNATTIAYPSGDAGSGNALYPSGFAIPRTCNNVPTAAAFVDFFTNDVDAGLVFAADNGAPSNSEVLDAVLADPNTTELKRRELELYSQIVEDGPSAVQFPAGYRAVFELAFPRYYEEIAFGNLTVEEAVEQFFAEANTALLGP; the protein is encoded by the coding sequence GTGACGCTTGTGATTCTGGCCGCCTGCTCGGGCGGTGGTGACGCGACGACCCCCGCAGAGGTGCAGCCGACCACCGAGGCAGAGGTCGGCGGGGCCATCGAGGTCGCGTGGTGGGGCGGTGACGCCCGCAACGCCAAGACGAACTCGGTGATCGACCTCTTCGTCGAGGCGAACGAGGGGGTCACCGTGGGTCGGCAGACCGCCGACTTCGCGAGCTACTTCGACCGCCTCAACGTGCAGAGCTCGAGCGACACGTTGCCCTGCGCGATCCAGCTCCAGAACCGGCAGGTCAACGAGTACGTGGCGAACGACCTGCTGCTCCCCCTCGAACCCCTGGTCGAGGACGGCAGCATCGATGTGTCCAACATCCCGGAGTCGGTTCTCGACGCCGGGCGAGGACCGGACGGCGAGCTGTACTTCCTGCCGTACGGCGTCGCGTACGACTCCGTGGGCGTCAACGTCTCGCTCGTCGAGGGCGCCGGGCTGGAGGTACCCGCCGAGGGCTACACGTGGGAAGAGTTCGTCCCGTTCCTCGAGGAGCTCAGCGCCGGGATCCCGGACACGTCCTTCGCCCTCAACGACTCGGGCGGCGGGCAGAACTTCTTCATCGGCTACACGCTCGCCAAGGGCGACGAGGTCTTCACCGACGACGGCCAGCTGGGCTTCACCGAGGAAGACCTCGTCGAGTACTGGACGATGTGGGAGGACATGCGCACCAACGGCGTGACGATCTCTCCAGAGCGCAAGGCCGAGGAGGCCGCGGGGGTGGACGTCAACTACTTCGCCAACGGCGTCGTCGCCACGGACACGCTCCCTGGCAACGGCCTCGCGACGGCGTCGGACACCCTGATGGCCCAGACCGGCCAGAACGCCACGACGATCGCCTACCCGAGCGGTGACGCCGGCTCTGGCAACGCCCTGTACCCGTCGGGCTTCGCCATCCCTCGCACCTGCAACAACGTGCCGACCGCAGCGGCCTTCGTCGACTTCTTCACCAACGACGTCGACGCCGGCCTCGTGTTCGCCGCCGACAACGGTGCTCCGAGCAACTCCGAGGTCCTGGACGCCGTGCTCGCCGACCCGAACACGACCGAGCTGAAGCGGCGCGAGCTCGAGCTGTACAGCCAGATCGTGGAGGACGGCCCGTCGGCCGTCCAGTTCCCAGCCGGATACCGCGCCGTCTTTGAGCTCGCGTTCCCGCGGTACTACGAGGAGATCGCGTTCGGGAACCTGACGGTCGAGGAGGCCGTGGAGCAGTTCTTCGCCGAGGCGAACACGGCCCTGCTCGGCCCGTGA